One stretch of Juglans microcarpa x Juglans regia isolate MS1-56 chromosome 3D, Jm3101_v1.0, whole genome shotgun sequence DNA includes these proteins:
- the LOC121255938 gene encoding clp protease adapter protein ClpF, chloroplastic encodes MVQGLSLTTLPTSGNSGVYGSIPSWREHYQLMKKVRIASATDRHYILHQCMQKLFLAGNSNILRPRNLRAEAGWPFKGGGQGLDASSERSESANEDILIFFFQLDLATRVQYALNLEQYEIAQQLRNKLTEVEAEVIRQQEEKRGSSSKSEAQDKAIRIIRLRADLQNAIECENYALAAELRDEISKLEAESLAASAKALVYENAQYTFRLGQKVEHKIFGYRAVICGMDPMCCESSSWMEIAQVEKLSRGSNQPFYQVLVDVRADPNLLVAYVPEENLLASDRPDKGRFDHPYISFLFYGMDGAGDFIPIKQLREKYNRPRHEIPFDPEDEEPHADA; translated from the exons ATGGTGCAAGGTCTGTCATTAACCACTCTTCCAACTTCTGGAAACAGTGGGGTTTATGGATCAATCCCTTCATGGAGGGAGCATTACCAGCTAATGAAGAAAGTTCGGATAGCCTCTGCAACTGATAGACATTACATCTTGCATCAGTGCATGCAAAAATTATTCTTGGCAGGTAATTCCAATATATTAAGGCCCAGAAATTTAAGGGCTGAAGCTGGATGGCCGTTCAAAGGAGGTGGGCAGGGATTGGATGCAAGTTCAGAGCGTAGTGAGAGTGCTAATGAGGACATTTTGATCTTCTTTTTCCAGCTGGACTTGGCTACTCGAGTGCAG TATGCTCTAAATTTGGAGCAGTATGAAATTGCACAGCAACTGAGAAACAAGCTTACCGAA GTTGAAGCAGAGGTCATCAGGCAGCAAGAAGAAAAACGGGGATCATCTTCAAAGAGTGAAGCTCAAGATAAGGCTATAAGGATCATACGTCTACG GGCAGACCTTCAGAATGCAATTGAGTGCGAGAATTATGCTTTGGCTGCAGAGTTACGGGATGAAATTTCCAAACTCGAGGCAGAGTCCTTGGCAGCATCAGCAAAAGCTCTGGTATATGAAAATGCACAATATACATTTCGTTTGGGACAGAAAGTGGAGCACAAAATTTTCG GTTATCGTGCTGTAATTTGTGGAATGGATCCCATGTGCTGTGAATCAAGTTCATGGATGGAGATTGCCCAAGTTGAAAAGTTGTCTCGAGGTTCTAATCAGCCATTTTATCAG GTTTTGGTTGACGTGCGTGCAGACCCCAATCTACTGGTGGCTTATG TTCCTGAGGAGAATCTATTAGCCTCTGACCGACCTGATAAG GGCAGGTTTGATCATCCCTATATCTCCTTTTTATTCTATGGAATGGATGGAGCTGGAGATTTCATCCCAATCAAGCAGCTGCGTGAAAAATACAATCGGCCCCGGCATGAAATACCCTTTGATCCAGAAGATGAGGAGCCTCATGCTGATGCTTAA
- the LOC121254986 gene encoding protein GDAP2 homolog isoform X1, producing MYRTVATATTRGGVATDSGDSIVSLDQVPRWSDAEHRSSLEFENEDPSFSNSYFPDPLTSLGAEFGSYGMVSRFPVDHDTNSKIYLWRGNPWNLEVDAVVNSTNENLDEAHSSPGLHAAAGPGLAEECATLGGCRTGMAKVTNAYDLPARRVIHTVGPKYAVKYHTAAENALSHCYRACLELLIENGLKSIAMGCIYTEAKNYPREPAAHVAIRTVRRFLEKQKDKITAVVFCTTTTSDTEIYKRLLPLYFPRDKHEEEVAISKLPSDVGDENGETIIDERKIRIKPLPKKTAPKPPKAPVDLPVSDVGLVRRNSSYLDSFLDPAFMSLIKDPDQRRKEQWEKTAQAQKGWNCAKVLGFGDLGGPPLSVSEEYSLHSRYLAKANSLNLSEIAEMKIVYRGGVDSEGRPVMVVVGAHFLLRCLDLERFVLYVIKEFEPLIQKPYTIVYFHSAASLQPCLYMFLSITSQPDLGWMRRLQQILGRKHQRNLHAIYVLHPTFGLKAAIFALQLLVDNVVWKKVVYVDRLLQLFRYVPREQLTIPDFVFQHDLEVNGGKGLIVDPRTKYVYHRP from the exons ATGTACCGGACTGTTGCCACGGCCACAACCCGGGGTGGAGTGGCAACAGATAGTGGAGACTCTATTGTTAGCTTGGATCAAGTTCCACGTTGGAGTGATGCAGAGCATAGGTCGTCTTTGGAGTTTGAGAATGAAGATCCTTCATTTTCTAATTCCTACTTTCCTGATCCTTTGACATCTCTGGGGGCGGAGTTTGGTAGCTACGGAATGGTGTCAAGATTTCCTGTTGATCATGACACTAACTCAAAGATATATCTTTGGAGGGGGAACCCATGGAATCTTGAGGTAGATGCTGTTGTGAACTCAACAAATGAG AACTTGGATGAAGCACACAGCAGCCCCGGTTTGCATGCTGCGGCCGGACCTGGTCTTGCAGAAGAATGTGCTACGCTG GGTGGATGCCGGACGGGGATGGCAAAAGTTACTAATGCATATGACCTTCCTGCTAG GAGAGTTATCCATACCGTTGGCCCCAAATATGCTGTGAAATACCATACTGCGGCAGAGAATGCTCTTAGTCATTGCTATCGTGCTTGCCTTGAACTTCTCATTGAAAATGGGCTTAAAAG TATTGCTATGGGCTGTATATATACAGAGGCTAAAAACTATCCTCGTGAACCAGCTGCTCATGTGGCTATAA GAACTGTGCGACGGTTTCTTGAGAAGCAGAAAGATAAAATAACAGCTGTTGTTTTTTGTACTACCACAACAAGCGATACTGAAATATATAAGAG GTTGCTTCCACTCTACTTTCCTAGAGATAAACATGAGGAAGAGGTCGCCATCTCAAAGCTTCCTTCAGATGTTGGGGATGAAAACGGTGAGACAATTATAGATGAACGTAAAATCAGAATAAAGCCTTTACCCAAGAAGACAGCTCCCAAACCTCCCAAAGCTCCAGTCGATCTTCCTGTTAGTGATGTTGGCTTGGTGCGAAG GAATTCATCATACTTGGATTCATTTCTCGATCCTGCCTTCATGTCTTTAATCAAAGATCCAGATCAGAGACGCAAGGAACAATGGGAAAAAACTGCTCAAGCACAAAAGGGTTGGAATTGTGCTAAAGTGCTTGGATTTGGTGACCTTGGTGGACCTCCATTATCTGTCTCTGAAGAATACTCACTTCATTCTAGATACCTTGCAAAAGCAAATTCTCTTAATCTTTCAGAAATTGCAGAGATGAAAATTGT TTACCGTGGTGGGGTAGATAGTGAGGGTCGTCCTGTAATGGTTGTTGTGGGGGCACATTTTCTGCTGCGATGTCTCGATTTGGAACGGTTTGTGCTCTATGTAATTAAG GAGTTCGAGCCCTTGATTCAGAAGCCCTATACTATTGTATACTTCCACTCTGCTGCATCTTTACAGCC TTGTCTCTACATGTTTCTCTCAATAACTAGTCAACCGGACTTAGGATGGATGAGAAGATTGCAACAGATACTTGGTAGGAAACACCAGCGCAACCTGCAT gcaataTATGTTCTTCACCCAACATTTGGACTGAAGGCTGCAATATTTGCTCTGCAGTTGCTTGTAGACAATGTG GTATGGAAGAAAGTGGTATATGTTGATCGACTTTTGCAGCTGTTCAGATATGTTCCTCGTGAGCAGTTGACCATCCCCGACTTTGTGTTTCA GCATGATTTAGAAGTGAATGGAGGGAAGGGCCTCATTGTGGACCCCAGAACAAAGTATGTATATCATCGACCATAG
- the LOC121254757 gene encoding LOW QUALITY PROTEIN: uncharacterized protein LOC121254757 (The sequence of the model RefSeq protein was modified relative to this genomic sequence to represent the inferred CDS: deleted 2 bases in 1 codon), translating into MGTKVHCKSLLPGYYPMRDLNENSNSCSWPLYYGDKTFVNGQYYNGFLPRAAADLYPGYDKDVVKQTMLEHEAIFKKQVHELHRLYRIQRDLMDEFKGKELHKNLMPVETSLSSSPLVTQITSENARKWHIPSFPPANSVYARPTVSGVEDIHSPLSYVKGNGTQGGLFPSQNEGNSKDLEMLDSRPTKVRRKMIDLQLPADEYIDTEGENLSEEKVLGVSNYHSNRNHKLAPEKGVRLFLGNGEKCGIQGDALTSDSCLESRNGLADLNEPILVEEASASGHVDLLSQGASCRETQGPDLSAKPNLQFLSLPKGTLLNSHHGSDNGTQNNGHLENNGNEKGWFCHVLEAGPSKSNLKSASQGLQPEISSQPMQVLLNKAHETSGYYLTDKSKGGSWNERTVCASEISNRSHEISSNKHLGSMVASHVPSPYPIAPSSDLVKSWSHSVSSWEKQSSTLSQKSISGNKQPCLNSSAATLSKSSQSSVQSNGFLGDAWHLKSNSRCNPGFGSDASYRNGFCQGSSSGSKELSVHLPSRSYDYMNCINDHNRAPDHFISNGFVKHPRGSDHMDRKSVKDENLNVVLSNSSSNKVAPRQDFEIIDEGRKHEDHLSVLPWLRPKPSSKNEASNAGRVSNIEELSFFQSSPSRFSNKSEMEKGMNHIFTQNIKSVSCSNDVEVKRIEIGDNLSNRKILGFPIFEKSNISRNESSSFTSPLCHHLPPEGEVVENDRKNRVLDINLPCEPAVLELGDRTAETPVKDKKTDANISIFRHNIDLNSCISDDEESLVPSFPSTPVKVTAGIDLEAPIVQTEEDSIHGDNAEKQHAAPLQLLQHKAENPQDELMMIAAEAIVVISSSGFHNQFDDTTCKPSEASETDRLNWFVEIVSSCGDEIESKFDEILRVKDGEDNEEEGSDYFESMTLKLMETKEEDYMPEPLVPENLKLEETGTTSLPNRPRKGLARRGRQRRDFQRDILPGLASLSRHEVTEDLQTFGGLMRATGHSWHSGLTRRSSTRSGCGRGRRRSAASCSPTVPTPACTPLIQQLSNIEVGLEDRSLAGWGKTTRRPRRQRCPAGNHASIPLT; encoded by the exons ATGGGAACAAAAGTGCATTGTAAAAGTCTCTTGCCAGGATATTACCCAATGAGGGATCTTAATGAGAATTCTAACAGCTGTAGCTGGCCCCTATATTATGGTGATAAAACCTTTGTAAATGGGCAGTATTATAATGGTTTCCTGCCGAGGGCTGCCGCAGATCTTTATCCAGGTTATGATAAGGATGTAGTGAAGCAGACAATGCTTGAACATGAGGCAATATTCAAAAAACAg GTGCATGAACTTCATCGCCTTTACAGAATACAGAGGGATTTGATGGATGAATTCAAGGGGAAAGAACTACATAAAAACTTGATGCCCGTGGAGACATCATTGTCATCTAGTCCCCTAGTAACTCAAATCACGTCAGAAAATGCCCGAAAATGGCATATCCCCAGCTTCCCACCAGCAAACTCTGTTTATGCTAGGCCAACAGTTTCAGGTGTCGAGGACATTCATTCTCCTTTGAGTTATGTGAAAGGAAACGGCACACAAGGCGGTCTTTTTCCATCCCAAAATGAGGGTAATTCAAAGGATTTAGAGATGCTGGACTCCAGACCTACAAAGGTCAGGAGAAAAATGATTGATCTTCAACTTCCAGCTGATGAATATATTGATACTGAAGGAGAAAACTTGAGCGAAGAAAAAGTGCTTGGTGTGTCAAACTATCATTCCAATAGAAACCATAAGCTAGCCCCTGAGAAGGGTGTAAGGCTGTTTCTTGGCAATGGTGAGAAGTGTGGCATTCAAGGAGATGCTTTGACATCTGATTCGTGTTTAGAGAGCAGAAATGGTTTGGCCGACTTGAATGAGCCTATCCTGGTTGAGGAAGCAAGTGCTTCTGGACATGTTGACCTTCTGAGCCAGGGTGCCTCTTGCCGTGAGACTCAAGGCCCCGATCTGTCTGCTAAGCCAAACTTGCAGTTTCTAAGTTTGCCTAAGGGAACTTTACTCAACTCCCACCATGGAAGTGATAATGGGACTCAAAACAATGGGCACTTAGAGAACAATGGAAATGAAAAGGGGTGGTTTTGCCATGTGCTCGAAGCAG GGCCCAGTAAAAGCAACTTGAAATCTGCCTCTCAAGGTCTCCAACCAGAAATATCTTCCCAGCCAATGCAAGTTTTGCTTAACAAAGCCCACGAAACTTCTGGTTACTATCTGACTGATAAAAGCAAAGGAGGATCGTGGAATGAAAGAACGGTTTGTGCTTCGGAAATCTCTAATAGAAGTCATGAAATCTCCAGTAATAAGCATCTCGGGTCAATGGTGGCCTCCCATGTGCCCAGTCCATATCCTATTGCTCCTTCCTCTGATTTGGTCAAGTCTTGGTCTCACTCAGTCTCATCTTGGGAAAAGCAAAGTAGTACCTTAAGCCAGAAGTCAATATCAGGTAACAAACAACCATGCTTGAACTCATCTGCTGCTACCTTGAGTAAAAGTTCTCAGTCATCAGTGCAGAGCAATGGATTTTTGGGAGATGCGTGGCATCTTAAGAGCAATTCTAGATGTAACCCAGGTTTTGGAAGTGATGCGTCTTACAGAAATGGATTTTGTCAGGGGTCGTCATCTGGGTCCAAGGAACTATCGGTTCACCTCCCTTCAAGAAGCTATGACTATATGAACTGCATCAATGATCATAACAGAGCTCCTGATCACTTCATCAGTAATGGTTTTGTGAAGCACCCGAGGGGCTCAGATCACATGGACAGGAAATCTGTAAAAGATGAGAACTTGAATGTGGTGCTTTCAAATAGCTCATCCAACAAAGTAGCTCCCAGGCAAGATTTTGAGATCATAGATGAAGGACGGAAGCATGAAGACCATCTTTCAGTCTTGCCATGGCTTAGACCTAAGCCTTCTTCTAAGAATGAGGCCTCCAATGCTGGGAGGGTTTCAAACATAGAGGAGCTAAGTTTCTTTCAATCTTCACCAAGTCGGTTTTCCAACAAAAGTGAAATGGAGAAGGGAATGAATCACATTTTTACCCAGAATATAAAATCGGTTTCATGTTCTAACGATGTTGAGGTCAAGAGGATTGAAATAGGTGACAACCTGAGTAACAGAAAGATTCTTGGGTTTCCCATATTTGAAAAGTCGAATATTTCTAGGAATGAGTCTTCTTCTTTCACCTCCCCTCTGTGT CATCATCTCCCACCTGAAGGTGAAGTTGTGGAGAATGACAGGAAAAACAGAGTCCTTGATATAAACTTGCCTTGTGAACCTGCAGTTCTTGAATTGGGTGATCGGACAGCAGAAACTCCAGTTAAAGATAAGAAAACAGATGCAAACATTTCCATTTTCAGACATAACATTGATTTGAATTCCTGTATAAGTGATGATGAAGAATCCTTGGTACCTTCTTTTCCAAGCACTCCAGTGAAGGTTACAGCAGGGATAGATTTAGAAGCTCCCATAGTTCAGACTGAGGAGGATTCCATTCATGGAGATAATGCAGAGAAGCAGCATGCTGCTCCTTTGCAATTATTACAACACAAAGCTGAGAACCCACAGGATGAGCTCATGATGATAGCAGCTGAGGCAATAGTTGTAATCTCATCGTCAGGTTTCCACAATCAGTTTGATGATACCACTTGCAAGCCATCGGAAGCTTCTGAGACTGACCGCCTTAATTGGTTTGTCGAAATAGTTTCCTCGTGTGGAGATGAAATTGAGAGCAAGTTTGATGAAATTTTGAGAGTCAAAGATGGTGAGGATAATGAGGAGGAAGGAAGTGATTACTTTGAATCCATGACATTAAAACTAATGGAGACCAAGGAAGAAGATTATATGCCTGAACCGTTGGTTCCAGAAAACTTAAAGCTGGAGGAAACTGGAACTACTTCATTACCAAATCGGCCCCGGAAAGGCCTGGCAAGGAGGGGAAGGCAGCGAAGGGATTTCCAAAGAGACATCCTTCCAGGCCTTGCTTCTCTTTCAAGGCATGAGGTAACAGAAGATCTTCAGACATTTGGGGGGCTGATGCGAGCAACAGGTCATTCATGGCATTCTGGGTTGACAAGGAGGAGCTCTACTAGGAGCGGGTGTGGAAGGGGGAGGCGGCGGTCAGCAGCGAGTTGCTCACCCACTGTGCCAACCCCAGCTTGCACTCCACTGATACAGCAGCTTAGTAACATTGAAGTGGGACTTGAGGATAGAAGCCTAGCAGGGTGGGGGAAGACAACTAGACGACCCCGCCGGCAGAGATGCCCTGCAGGCAATCATGCATCTATCCCTTTAACCTAA
- the LOC121254986 gene encoding protein GDAP2 homolog isoform X2 translates to MYRTVATATTRGGVATDSGDSIVSLDQVPRWSDAEHRSSLEFENEDPSFSNSYFPDPLTSLGAEFGSYGMVSRFPVDHDTNSKIYLWRGNPWNLEVDAVVNSTNENLDEAHSSPGLHAAAGPGLAEECATLGGCRTGMAKVTNAYDLPARRVIHTVGPKYAVKYHTAAENALSHCYRACLELLIENGLKSIAMGCIYTEAKNYPREPAAHVAIRTVRRFLEKQKDKITAVVFCTTTTSDTEIYKRLLPLYFPRDKHEEEVAISKLPSDVGDENGETIIDERKIRIKPLPKKTAPKPPKAPVDLPVSDVGLVRRNSSYLDSFLDPAFMSLIKDPDQRRKEQWEKTAQAQKGWNCAKVLGFGDLGGPPLSVSEEYSLHSRYLAKANSLNLSEIAEMKIVYRGGVDSEGRPVMVVVGAHFLLRCLDLERFVLYVIKEFEPLIQKPYTIVYFHSAASLQPQPDLGWMRRLQQILGRKHQRNLHAIYVLHPTFGLKAAIFALQLLVDNVVWKKVVYVDRLLQLFRYVPREQLTIPDFVFQHDLEVNGGKGLIVDPRTKYVYHRP, encoded by the exons ATGTACCGGACTGTTGCCACGGCCACAACCCGGGGTGGAGTGGCAACAGATAGTGGAGACTCTATTGTTAGCTTGGATCAAGTTCCACGTTGGAGTGATGCAGAGCATAGGTCGTCTTTGGAGTTTGAGAATGAAGATCCTTCATTTTCTAATTCCTACTTTCCTGATCCTTTGACATCTCTGGGGGCGGAGTTTGGTAGCTACGGAATGGTGTCAAGATTTCCTGTTGATCATGACACTAACTCAAAGATATATCTTTGGAGGGGGAACCCATGGAATCTTGAGGTAGATGCTGTTGTGAACTCAACAAATGAG AACTTGGATGAAGCACACAGCAGCCCCGGTTTGCATGCTGCGGCCGGACCTGGTCTTGCAGAAGAATGTGCTACGCTG GGTGGATGCCGGACGGGGATGGCAAAAGTTACTAATGCATATGACCTTCCTGCTAG GAGAGTTATCCATACCGTTGGCCCCAAATATGCTGTGAAATACCATACTGCGGCAGAGAATGCTCTTAGTCATTGCTATCGTGCTTGCCTTGAACTTCTCATTGAAAATGGGCTTAAAAG TATTGCTATGGGCTGTATATATACAGAGGCTAAAAACTATCCTCGTGAACCAGCTGCTCATGTGGCTATAA GAACTGTGCGACGGTTTCTTGAGAAGCAGAAAGATAAAATAACAGCTGTTGTTTTTTGTACTACCACAACAAGCGATACTGAAATATATAAGAG GTTGCTTCCACTCTACTTTCCTAGAGATAAACATGAGGAAGAGGTCGCCATCTCAAAGCTTCCTTCAGATGTTGGGGATGAAAACGGTGAGACAATTATAGATGAACGTAAAATCAGAATAAAGCCTTTACCCAAGAAGACAGCTCCCAAACCTCCCAAAGCTCCAGTCGATCTTCCTGTTAGTGATGTTGGCTTGGTGCGAAG GAATTCATCATACTTGGATTCATTTCTCGATCCTGCCTTCATGTCTTTAATCAAAGATCCAGATCAGAGACGCAAGGAACAATGGGAAAAAACTGCTCAAGCACAAAAGGGTTGGAATTGTGCTAAAGTGCTTGGATTTGGTGACCTTGGTGGACCTCCATTATCTGTCTCTGAAGAATACTCACTTCATTCTAGATACCTTGCAAAAGCAAATTCTCTTAATCTTTCAGAAATTGCAGAGATGAAAATTGT TTACCGTGGTGGGGTAGATAGTGAGGGTCGTCCTGTAATGGTTGTTGTGGGGGCACATTTTCTGCTGCGATGTCTCGATTTGGAACGGTTTGTGCTCTATGTAATTAAG GAGTTCGAGCCCTTGATTCAGAAGCCCTATACTATTGTATACTTCCACTCTGCTGCATCTTTACAGCC TCAACCGGACTTAGGATGGATGAGAAGATTGCAACAGATACTTGGTAGGAAACACCAGCGCAACCTGCAT gcaataTATGTTCTTCACCCAACATTTGGACTGAAGGCTGCAATATTTGCTCTGCAGTTGCTTGTAGACAATGTG GTATGGAAGAAAGTGGTATATGTTGATCGACTTTTGCAGCTGTTCAGATATGTTCCTCGTGAGCAGTTGACCATCCCCGACTTTGTGTTTCA GCATGATTTAGAAGTGAATGGAGGGAAGGGCCTCATTGTGGACCCCAGAACAAAGTATGTATATCATCGACCATAG
- the LOC121256619 gene encoding pentatricopeptide repeat-containing protein At2g03380, mitochondrial, whose amino-acid sequence MKLISTLRARLPLAKKSFSPCRNLAYATQQQPLEPPELAHTIASMSSISSNPCFSLLGFCRNFDSLKKTHGLLIVHGLTGELQCDTKLVSLYASFARVGHARLVFDRIEKPDFLSWKVMIRWYFLNDLHSEIIRFYSRMRICVRECDNVVFSIVLKACCELRNLDEGRKVHCQIVKAGSPDSFVMAGLVDMYAKCRDIGNSREVFDEILDRNVVSWTSMIVGYVQNDCPQEGLILFNRMREGLVEGNKFTVGSLVTACTDLRALHQGQWLHGYVIKNGFEFNSFLVTALLDMYVKCGEVRDARSVFDELSAIDLISWTAMMVGYAQSGYPNEALKLFQDEKWADLLPNSVTTATVLSACAQLGNLNLGRSVHGLGIKLGLGEPPVRNALIDMYAKCHMIRDARYIFETVLDKDVITWNSIISGYFLIGYACEALELFNQMRSNSVSPDAVTLVSALSGCASLGDLQVGSSLHAFSVKEGLQSSSVYVGTALLNFYAKCGDLKSARMVFDGMGEKNTITWSAIIGGYGMQGDGSGSLALFNDMLKEKLEPNEVIFTTILSACSHAGMIGEGWRCFNLMCQTYNFVPAMKHYACMVDLLARAGKLEEALNFIENMPVQPDVSLFGSFLHGCGLYARFDLGEVVIQKMLELHPNEASYYVLMCNLYASDGRWSQVNQMRELMKQRGLSKSPGCSLLEMDICGDNSPAKVATLQ is encoded by the coding sequence ATGAAACTCATCTCCACCTTACGTGCACGCCTCCCTCTCGCAAAAAAATCTTTCTCTCCATGCAGGAATCTCGCCTATGCAACCCAGCAACAACCCTTAGAGCCTCCGGAACTCGCTCATACCATAGCTTCTATGTCGTCCATCTCTTCGAACCCCTGTTTTTCTCTTCTGGGTTTCTGCAGGAACTTCGATTCTCTCAAGAAGACCCACGGCTTGCTCATTGTACACGGCCTCACCGGTGAACTTCAATGCGATACTAAATTGGTTAGCCTGTATGCTTCTTTTGCGCGCGTTGGGCATGCCCGCTTGGTGTTTGATAGGATAGAAAAGCCGGATTTTCTTTCTTGGAAGGTGATGATCAGGTGGTACTTTTTGAATGATTTGCATTCGGAGATTATTCGGTTCTATTCCCGTATGAGAATATGCGTAAGAGAGTGCGACAATGTTGTTTTTTCGATTGTGTTGAAGGCGTGCTGTGAGTTGCGCAATCTTGATGAGGGGAGGAAGGTACATTGCCAGATTGTTAAGGCGGGGAGCCCTGATAGTTTCGTCATGGCGGGTCTTGTTGATATGTATGCGAAATGCAGAGATATTGGGAATTCTCGCGAGGTGTTCGATGAAATTCTTGACAGAAATGTGGTTTCCTGGACATCAATGATTGTGGGGTATGTGCAGAATGATTGTCCGCAAGAAGGTTTGATTTTGTTCAATAGAATGAGGGAAGGATTGGTTGAAGGTAACAAGTTTACAGTAGGGAGCTTAGTTACTGCGTGTACAGATTTACGGGCTTTACATCAAGGGCAGTGGCTTCACGGGTACGTGATCAAGAATGGTTTTGAATTCAATTCTTTCTTGGTGACAGCACTTCTCGACATGTATGTTAAGTGTGGGGAAGTTAGAGATGCTCGTTCTGTATTTGATGAGCTCTCTGCTATTGATCTTATTTCATGGACTGCAATGATGGTAGGGTACGCACAGAGTGGCTACCCCAATGAGGCATTAAAGTTGTTTCAGGATGAGAAATGGGCTGATCTATTGCCAAATTCTGTTACGACTGCAACCGTGCTTTCTGCATGTGCACAGTTAGGCAATTTAAATTTGGGAAGGTCAGTTCATGGTCTGGGGATTAAACTCGGGTTAGGAGAACCTCCAGTTAGAAATGCTCTTATAGATATGTATGCAAAATGTCATATGATCAGGGATGCTCGTTATATATTTGAAACAGTTTTAGACAAGGATGTGATCACTTGGAACTCAATTATTTCTGGCTACTTCCTAATTGGTTATGCATGTGAAGCCCTTGAGCTCTTTAATCAAATGAGATCAAATTCTGTCTCACCTGACGCGGTCACACTTGTTTCTGCTCTCTCAGGCTGTGCTTCCCTTGGTGATCTTCAAGTTGGTTCTTCACTTCATGCTTTCTCTGTAAAGGAGGGCCTACAATCATCCAGTGTCTATGTTGGCACTGCACTTCTAAACTTCTATGCCAAATGCGGAGATTTGAAGTCCGCTCGTATGGTATTTGATGGGATGGGAGAGAAGAACACTATCACGTGGAGTGCAATTATTGGTGGTTATGGGATGCAAGGGGATGGTAGTGGGTCCCTTGCACTTTTCAATGATATgttgaaagaaaaattggagCCCAATGAAGTAATTTTTACTACTATATTATCAGCGTGTAGCCATGCAGGGATGATTGGGGAGGGCTGGAGGTGTTTCAATCTAATGTGCCAGACCTATAACTTTGTTCCTGCAATGAAgcattatgcatgcatggtagatCTATTAGCTCGGGCTGGAAAACTCGAAGAAGCCTTGAACTTTATTGAGAACATGCCAGTTCAACCAGATGTTAGTTTGTTTGGATCTTTTCTCCATGGATGTGGACTCTATGCAAGGTTTGATCTTGGAGAAGTTGTTATCCAAAAAATGCTGGAGTTACATCCTAATGAAGCTAGTTACTATGTACTCATGTGTAACTTGTATGCTTCAGATGGAAGATGGAGCCAGGTTAATCAGATGAGAGAGCTGATGAAGCAAAGAGGATTGAGCAAGTCCCCTGGGTGTAGCCTACTGGAGATGGATATCTGTGGTGATAACTCACCAGCCAAAGTTGCAACTCTTCAGTAG